The Arachis hypogaea cultivar Tifrunner chromosome 14, arahy.Tifrunner.gnm2.J5K5, whole genome shotgun sequence genome has a segment encoding these proteins:
- the LOC112744429 gene encoding uncharacterized protein, translating into MGLSAKKSKKMRKSDSDSDDYNDMEFEEMEQEKDDFDDDDYGEEDEEEQGEEEGDGEEGTDEEDQSGWNNDEMEQLEKEYRDLHHQELFNFKNLKHHKDEDLLKGQAVKSQKALWYKILELRFLLQKPFSSSNRLPQDPVKSSFCEADENVRVAYSDLITSSKETLDSILELQEALFEKNPSITQATSGLERSSKDLEVSKNLDDNFDQEWSQISQTHKRIASFRDKSINKWQRMTQVTTGAAAIKGKLHAFNQDITNQVASYMRDPSRMIKQMRLRKSAVSVFGSVHEVKDNMKDEEAQTDGDPELLDDSEFYQQLLKEFFETVDPNSSETAFYALKRMQKKKRKIVDRRASKSRKIRYNVHEKIVNFMAPQPMNLPPMAPKLFENLFGLKTQRSSAAAS; encoded by the exons ATGGGATTATCCGCAAAGAAATCTAAGAAGATGCGAAAAAGTGACAGCGATTCGGATGACTACAATGATATGGAGTTTGAAGAG ATGGAGCAGGAAAAAGATGATTTTGACGACGATGATTATGGTGAGGAGGATGAGGAGGAACaaggagaagaggaaggagaTGGAGAGGAGGGAACAGACGAGGAAGACCAAAGTGGATGGAACAATGATGAGATGGAACAACTTGAGAAAGAGTATAGGGATCTTCATCACCAGGAGCT atttaattttaagaatttgaaGCATCATAAGGATGAAGATCTCCTTAAAGGACAAGCTGTAAAAAGCCAAAAG GCCCTCTGGTACAAAATTCTTGAGCTTAGGTTCTTGCTTCAGAAGCCATTTTCAAGTTCAAATAGGTTACCTCAG GATCCAGTCAAGTCTTCATTTTGTGAAGCAGATGAAAATGTTAGAGTAGCATACTCAGATTTGATTACTTCTTCCAAGGAGACTTTAGATTCTATATTGGAACTCCAAGAG GCTCTATTTGAAAAGAACCCATCTATTACCCAAGCCACAAGCG GTCTAGAGAGGTCATCAAAAGATTTGGAAGTCTCTAAGAATTTGGATGACAATTTTGATCAAGAATGGTCACAGATTTCTCAGACACATAAGAG AATAGCATCTTTCAGAGACAAGTCAATCAACAAATGGCAGAGGATGACACAAGTGACAACTGGTGCTGCTGCCATTAAAGGCAAATTGCATGCGTTTAATCAG GATATAACTAATCAAGTCGCTTCTTATATGAGGGACCCCAGTAGAATGATCAAACAGATGCGGTTGAGAAAATCTGCTGTTAGTGTATTTGGATCT GTTCACGAGGTTAAGGATAACATGAAAGACGAG GAAGCGCAAACTGATGGTGATCCTGAACTTCTGGATGATTCTGAATTTTATCAGCAATTACTGAAAGAATTTTTTGAGACAGTTGATCCTAATTCATCTG AGACAGCATTTTATGCGTTGAAGAGAATGcaaaaaaagaaacgaaaaatTGTTGATCGCCGTGCCTCAAAAAGCCGCAAGATAAG GTATAATGTTCATGAAAAGATAGTAAACTTTATGGCCCCTCAACCGATGAATCTTCCTCCTATGGCTCCAAAGTTATTTGAGAATCTGTTCGGATTGAAGACTCAAAGATCATCTGCTGCAGCCTCATAA
- the LOC112744430 gene encoding AAA-ATPase ASD, mitochondrial isoform X1, protein MGFEEMWSKIGSIMATIMFMYAMFEKFFPPHLRMHVQKYTHKLASFLSPYIQITFPEFAGERLKRSEAFTAIQTYLSATSSLSAKRLKAEVVKDSQTQVVLSMDDSEEVSDEFKGVKVWWLSNKTTLKTQSFSFYPASDEKRYYILSFHKRYRDLIAHSYIPHVLEEGKAIKIKNRQLKLYTNNCSTGWYGWNRAKWSNVTFEHPARFETLAMEPNKKEEIINDLTKFKKGKEYYAKIGKAWKRGYLLYGPPGTGKSTMIAAMANFLYYDVYDLELTSVKDNTQLRTLLIETSSKSILVIEDIDCSLDLTGKRRNKRNGKGNQDNDESNKDPVKNAEEEDNKDSKVTLSGLLNCIDGIWSACAGERIIVFTTNFVDKLDPALIRSGRMDKHIELSYCCFEAFKVLATNYLDIDDHHHHHLFSIVERLLGEVNVTPADVAEKIMPKSNSDDSEICLKNLIEFLESAKKKEEEEDEEESRLKEEKEREHGELKNNGVKENGFIH, encoded by the exons ATGGGGTTTGAGGAAATGTGGTCAAAAATAGGATCAATAATGGCTACCATAATGTTCATGTATGCCATGTTTGAGAAATTCTTCCCTCCTCACCTCCGTATGCATGTCCAAAAGTACACACACAAACTAGCATCCTTCTTGTCTCCATACATCCAAATAACTTTCCCTGAGTTCGCCGGCGAGCGCCTCAAGCGAAGCGAGGCCTTCACGGCCATCCAAACATACCTGAGCGCCACCTCTTCCCTCAGCGCGAAAAGGCTGAAGGCGGAAGTGGTCAAGGACAGCCAAACCCAGGTAGTACTGAGCATGGATGACAGTGAAGAAGTGAGTGATGAGTTCAAAGGTGTTAAGGTTTGGTGGCTCTCAAACAAAACCACACTTAAAACGCAGTCGTTTTCGTTCTATCCAGCTTCTGATGAGAAGAGATACTACATTTTAAGCTTTCACAAGCGTTATAGGGACCTCATTGCTCACTCTTACATCCCTCATGTCTTGGAAGAAGGGAAAGCAATCAAGATCAAGAACAGACAATTGAAGCTCTACACCAACAATTGCAGCACTG GTTGGTATGGATGGAACAGAGCAAAGTGGAGCAATGTGACATTTGAGCACCCTGCAAGGTTTGAGACATTAGCCATGGAGCCAAATAAGAAGGAAGAGATAATAAATGATCTTACTAAGTTCAAGAAGGGAAAAGAGTACTATGCCAAAATTGGCAAGGCATGGAAAAGAGGGTATTTGCTATATGGTCCTCCAGGTACTGGAAAATCTACCATGATAGCCGCAATGGCGAATTTCCTATACTATGATGTCTATGATCTTGAGTTAACATCAGTGAAGGACAACACACAATTGAGGACCCTATTGATTGAGACATCAAGCAAGTCTATCTTGGTGATTGAGGACATTGATTGTTCCCTTGATCTCACCGGAAAAAGGAGAAACAAGAGAAATGGGAAAGGGAATCAAGATAATGATGAATCTAATAAAGATCCTGTTAAAaatgctgaagaagaagacaataaggATAGTAAGGTAACATTATCAG ggCTATTGAATTGCATTGATGGTATTTGGTCAGCTTGTGCTGGAGAGAGGATCATAGTTTTCACCACAAATTTTGTGGACAAGCTTGATCCAGCACTCATTAGGAGTGGAAGAATGGACAAACACATTGAGTTGTCTTATTGTTGCTTTGAGGCTTTTAAGGTTCTTGCAACAAACTACTTGGACATTgatgatcatcatcaccatcacttGTTTTCCATTGTTGAGAGGTTGTTGGGTGAAGTGAATGTTACACCTGCTGATGTTGCTGAGAAGATCATGCCGAAATCGAACTCTGATGATTCCGAGATATGTTTGAAGAACTTGATTGAGTTTCTTGAGAGtgccaagaagaaggaggaggaggaggatgaagaaGAATCAAGGttgaaggaggagaaagagagggAACATGGAGAGTTGAAGAATAATGGAGTGAAAGAGAATGGTTTCATCCACTGA
- the LOC112744430 gene encoding AAA-ATPase ASD, mitochondrial isoform X2, which yields MGFEEMWSKIGSIMATIMFMYAMFEKFFPPHLRMHVQKYTHKLASFLSPYIQITFPEFAGERLKRSEAFTAIQTYLSATSSLSAKRLKAEVVKDSQTQVVLSMDDSEEVSDEFKGVKVWWLSNKTTLKTQSFSFYPASDEKRYYILSFHKRYRDLIAHSYIPHVLEEGKAIKIKNRQLKLYTNNCSTGWYGWNRAKWSNVTFEHPARFETLAMEPNKKEEIINDLTKFKKGKEYYAKIGKAWKRGYLLYGPPGTGKSTMIAAMANFLYYDVYDLELTSVKDNTQLRTLLIETSSKSILVIEDIDCSLDLTGKRRNKRNGKGNQDNDESNKDPVKNAEEEDNKDSKVTLSACAGERIIVFTTNFVDKLDPALIRSGRMDKHIELSYCCFEAFKVLATNYLDIDDHHHHHLFSIVERLLGEVNVTPADVAEKIMPKSNSDDSEICLKNLIEFLESAKKKEEEEDEEESRLKEEKEREHGELKNNGVKENGFIH from the exons ATGGGGTTTGAGGAAATGTGGTCAAAAATAGGATCAATAATGGCTACCATAATGTTCATGTATGCCATGTTTGAGAAATTCTTCCCTCCTCACCTCCGTATGCATGTCCAAAAGTACACACACAAACTAGCATCCTTCTTGTCTCCATACATCCAAATAACTTTCCCTGAGTTCGCCGGCGAGCGCCTCAAGCGAAGCGAGGCCTTCACGGCCATCCAAACATACCTGAGCGCCACCTCTTCCCTCAGCGCGAAAAGGCTGAAGGCGGAAGTGGTCAAGGACAGCCAAACCCAGGTAGTACTGAGCATGGATGACAGTGAAGAAGTGAGTGATGAGTTCAAAGGTGTTAAGGTTTGGTGGCTCTCAAACAAAACCACACTTAAAACGCAGTCGTTTTCGTTCTATCCAGCTTCTGATGAGAAGAGATACTACATTTTAAGCTTTCACAAGCGTTATAGGGACCTCATTGCTCACTCTTACATCCCTCATGTCTTGGAAGAAGGGAAAGCAATCAAGATCAAGAACAGACAATTGAAGCTCTACACCAACAATTGCAGCACTG GTTGGTATGGATGGAACAGAGCAAAGTGGAGCAATGTGACATTTGAGCACCCTGCAAGGTTTGAGACATTAGCCATGGAGCCAAATAAGAAGGAAGAGATAATAAATGATCTTACTAAGTTCAAGAAGGGAAAAGAGTACTATGCCAAAATTGGCAAGGCATGGAAAAGAGGGTATTTGCTATATGGTCCTCCAGGTACTGGAAAATCTACCATGATAGCCGCAATGGCGAATTTCCTATACTATGATGTCTATGATCTTGAGTTAACATCAGTGAAGGACAACACACAATTGAGGACCCTATTGATTGAGACATCAAGCAAGTCTATCTTGGTGATTGAGGACATTGATTGTTCCCTTGATCTCACCGGAAAAAGGAGAAACAAGAGAAATGGGAAAGGGAATCAAGATAATGATGAATCTAATAAAGATCCTGTTAAAaatgctgaagaagaagacaataaggATAGTAAGGTAACATTATCAG CTTGTGCTGGAGAGAGGATCATAGTTTTCACCACAAATTTTGTGGACAAGCTTGATCCAGCACTCATTAGGAGTGGAAGAATGGACAAACACATTGAGTTGTCTTATTGTTGCTTTGAGGCTTTTAAGGTTCTTGCAACAAACTACTTGGACATTgatgatcatcatcaccatcacttGTTTTCCATTGTTGAGAGGTTGTTGGGTGAAGTGAATGTTACACCTGCTGATGTTGCTGAGAAGATCATGCCGAAATCGAACTCTGATGATTCCGAGATATGTTTGAAGAACTTGATTGAGTTTCTTGAGAGtgccaagaagaaggaggaggaggaggatgaagaaGAATCAAGGttgaaggaggagaaagagagggAACATGGAGAGTTGAAGAATAATGGAGTGAAAGAGAATGGTTTCATCCACTGA